Within the Leptospira stimsonii genome, the region CCCGGTAATAACGCCTAAAGTAGGTCCTTCCAAAAGAAGAATCATCGATCTGATCCATCCGGAAAATTCATGGTCGGTTTTACCAACCGGAAATTCCGGAAATCAAGGTTCTCCGTTTTATGGAGATCAGATAGAACTGTATATCAAGGGAGAACATCGATCGATTCGTTTTACACAATCACAGATCGAACAGGATTCTAAATACGTATTAAAATTTATTCCGGAATAAATATTCCATTTTTTCAATACATGTGATCGATCATTCTGGCTTCGAAATTTTGGGATCGTTTTAGAAGTTCGAACGTCTTTCTTTCTTGAAGTCCCTCTATGACCTTGGACATCGCCAGGGCGTAGGGGGAATTCTTGTCTTCTCCCATGGAGTCATAGTGTTCCTGCCACAACGTGAAATCGAATCCGTCCTCTTCTCGGAACTCGGCAAAACCTTCGTATTTCCAATCACCCACATAGTATTCCGGATCGAACAGATCGCTCATGCTCATCGTTGCGCCTTCGATCACAAATTGAAAGACGGTCGTATTCGGGTTTTCTTCCGCAAATTTACGGATCGCGTTTTCAGCTACGGCGATCAGTTTTTCCACTTGAAAGGATCTTTGGAACGGATCCCCATCGATTTTATATCCTTTCTTTTCCAAATATTTGAATATCTTCTTTCTCGTTTTTGAATCGGCGACATGAAGAGCCGATTTCGGATTTTGCAGATCGGGGTCTACTCCGTTTTCCAAAAGATATTTGATAAAAGGCATTTTATCCTGCGGTCCGGGTCTACATGCAAAGTGAAGAGGAGTATAAATTTCCGTTGGGATCCAGTGGGAAATACAATTCAAATCTCCTCCATTCTCATGTAAGAATTTTAGAATATTAAGATGTTCATAGGGTTCGTGATTGGATGGACCCAAACAAGCCTCATGAACCGCGTTTCTTTCGTGAACTTTTAGGTTTGGATCCGCATTCTGTTCTAAGACAAGATAACGGACTAGGTCGAATTTTCCAAAATTGGAAGCCATCGGCAATAGTCGCGGCTCCAAAGCCAGTCCTTGTTCAAAAAGAAACTTCACACATTCCAAATCGGAAAAGATCGCATATTGTAAAAGAGTGTAGTTCTCATCCTTGAGATTCGGATCCTTCAGATCGATTCCATAAGATTGATACAATTTTAGAATTTCGATCTTACCCTTGTTGGCGGCTTCCAGTATATCCTTCGGGTCCGGTTTTATATTTTTGCTGAGAAGATAACTGATAACTTCGGTTTGGCCGCGGTCCCGGCAGGCATAGAAGTGAAGCGAAAGATTTCCGGAATCTCTCGTGTCTAAGGAAAATCCGATGTTTTCAAAATATTCTAATGTGGGAACGCTATTTTCACTCGCCGCAAAAAACAAAGGGGCAGACCCGTAGAAATCCTTACCGCGAGATTGGATTTCTTCTTTGATTCTTTCTATATTTCCCTCTTCAATCCATTGTATCATCCTATAACGGTCTTCTGTTTTTGCCCTTTTGTTTGCTGGTTGTTTTCCTTCCGTCGTAGACATTTTGTTTTCCTCGATTTTTGATTCAAAAGAAAAAAATTGAAATTTTCATTCTTTCAGAACATTAAAAAATCATTGTAATCGAGTTTACTCGTTCATTCTTCTTGGATTATAATTTAGATTATATTAGATTAAGATATTCTTTTTGTTTTGAAATAGAAGAATATGGATTTATCGATCTAAAGGGAGTTCTTCCGTTTTACTCGTTCCGAACAGGAAGCCTCATTGAAAAAGGTTGTATCGCACACTTGAAGTCCGTTTGAGATAGGATTTCGGAAGAATTCGAACTCTTCAAAAAAGAAACCTTTTATAAATTTTCTCTCGAACCGGATTTCAAACCGAGAATTAAAATTCCGATTCTTCCGAATGGAATTTTGTCTTTAGTGTTTTTGCATTCTTTCCTTTTTCCCGAAGATAGCGC harbors:
- a CDS encoding ankyrin repeat domain-containing protein, coding for MSTTEGKQPANKRAKTEDRYRMIQWIEEGNIERIKEEIQSRGKDFYGSAPLFFAASENSVPTLEYFENIGFSLDTRDSGNLSLHFYACRDRGQTEVISYLLSKNIKPDPKDILEAANKGKIEILKLYQSYGIDLKDPNLKDENYTLLQYAIFSDLECVKFLFEQGLALEPRLLPMASNFGKFDLVRYLVLEQNADPNLKVHERNAVHEACLGPSNHEPYEHLNILKFLHENGGDLNCISHWIPTEIYTPLHFACRPGPQDKMPFIKYLLENGVDPDLQNPKSALHVADSKTRKKIFKYLEKKGYKIDGDPFQRSFQVEKLIAVAENAIRKFAEENPNTTVFQFVIEGATMSMSDLFDPEYYVGDWKYEGFAEFREEDGFDFTLWQEHYDSMGEDKNSPYALAMSKVIEGLQERKTFELLKRSQNFEARMIDHMY